In Camarhynchus parvulus chromosome 21, STF_HiC, whole genome shotgun sequence, a genomic segment contains:
- the LOC115912257 gene encoding F-box only protein 2-like, with protein sequence MESLPEAVLVRILASIPAVELVLVCRLVCCQWKNLVDGAALWILKCQQEGLASAESDVENWQSFYFLSKKRRNLIKNPCGEEGLEHWGEVENGGDGWKIEELPGDFGKEFPSEEVHKYFVTSFEWCRKAQVIDLRAEGYWEELMDTTQPKIMVRDWYAGRSDAGCLYELCVKLLSENEDVLAEYKSDTVTIPEGNDGSWTEISHAFSSYGPGVRFVRFEHGGQDTLFWQGWYGARVTGSSVTLEP encoded by the exons ATGGAGTCCCTCCCTGAAGCAGTCCTGGTCCGGATCCTGGCCTCCATTCCTGCCgtggagctggtgctggtgtgCCGCCTGGTCTGCTGCCAGTGGAAGAACCTGGTTGATGGAGCTGCACTGTGGATCCTGAAGTGTCAGCAGGAAGGCCTCGCCAGCGCAGAGTCAGATGTAGAGAACTGGCAAAGCTTCTACTTCCTGAGTAAGAAAAGGAGGAATCTCATCAAGAACCCATGTGGTGAAG AAGGCTTGGAGCACTGGGGAGAGGTAGAGAATGGAGGTGATGGCTGGAAAATTGAAGAGCTCCCAGGGGACTTTGGAAAAGAATTTCCTAGTGAAGAAGTCCATAAATACTTTGTGACATCTTTTGA GTGGTGTCGAAAGGCTCAGGTCATTGACCTTAGGGCTGAGGGCTACTGGGAAGAGCTGATGGATACAACCCAGCCTAAAATCATGGTAAGAGACTG GTATGCAGGACGTAGTGATGCTGGTTGTCTCTATGAGCTGTGTGTGAAGCTGCTCTCTGAGAATGAGGATGTGCTGGCTGAGTACAAAAGTGACACTGTCACCATCCCAGAGGGAAATGATGGCAGCTGGACTGAG ATCTCTCACGCCTTCTCCAGCTACGGCCCCGGGGTGCGCTTTGTGCGCTTTGAGCACGGCGGGCAGGACACGCTGTTCTGGCAGGGCTGGTACGGCGCCCGTGTCACCGGCAGCAGTGTGACACTGGAGCCAtag
- the LOC115912259 gene encoding F-box only protein 44-like, producing the protein MGGASSARRAADLPSPSRGPRPAMTSIGDLPEDVLVELLSLLPARELLRTCRLVCSQWRYVVDLNTLWKRKCQRDGFYRQSYDRSISDWKVFYMLCHMKKNLLKNPRAEENFQHWTLDANEGDKWKIEDLPGAHGSHMSDPRVHKYFVTSYGPCFKSQLITLDKEGYWNQLMDEIRPEITVKDWYAARFDCGCRYELTVRLLSKDYIVLEEFRPEPVVIEQWGDAQWREISHTFQNYPAGVRYIWFQHGGQDTQYWAGWYGVRVTNSSITIGPPSSL; encoded by the exons ATGGGCGGAGCCAG CTCGGCCCGTCGTGCCGCGGATCTCCCCTCGCCCTCCCGCGGGCCGCGGCCTGCCATGACCAGCATCGGGGATCTCCCCGAGGACgtgctggtggagctgctgtCGCTGCTGCCCGCCCGGGAGCTGCTCCGCACCTGCCGCCTGGTGTGCTCGCAGTGGCGCTACGTGGTGGACCTCAACACCCTGTGGAAGCGCAAGTGCCAGCGCGACGGGTTTTATCGTCAGAGCTATGACAGGAGCATCTCTGACTGGAAGGTCTTCTATATGCTCTGCCACATGAAGAAAAACTTACTCAAAAACCCTCGTGCTGAAG AGAACTTCCAGCACTGGACACTTGATGCCAATGAAGGAGATAAGTGGAAAATTGAGGATCTGCCTGGAGCTCATGGAAGTCATATGTCAGACCCCAGAGTACACAAATACTTTGTCACTTCATATGG GCCATGCTTCAAGTCTCAACTCATTACCCTGGATAAAGAAGGTTATTGGAATCAGCTGATGGATGAGATACGGCCTGAAATTACAGTCAAGGACTG gTACGCTGCCAGGTTTGACTGCGGGTGCCGCTACGAGCTCACCGTGAGGCTGCTCTCCAAAGACTACATCGTCCTGGAGGAATTCCGTCCTGAGCCAGTGGTCATTGAGCAGTGGGGTGATGCCCAGTGGAGAGag ATTTCTCACACCTTCCAGAATTACCCAGCAGGAGTTCGTTACATCTGGTTCCAGCACGGAGGCCAGGACACCCAGTACTGGGCAGGCTGGTATGGGGTCCGTGTGACAAACAGCAGCATCACCATTGGGCCCCCAAGCTCACTGTGA
- the MAD2L2 gene encoding mitotic spindle assembly checkpoint protein MAD2B — MTTLTRQDLNFGQVVADVLSEFLEVAVHLILYVREVYPIGIFQKRKKYNVPVQMSCHPELNQYIQDTLHCVKPLLEKNDVEKVVVVILDKEHHPVERFVFEITQPPLLSISSESLLSHVEQLLRAFILKISVCDAVLDNNPPGCTFTVLVHTREAATRNMEKIQVIKDFPWILADEQDVHMHDPRLIPLKTMTSDILKMQLYVEERAHKGT, encoded by the exons ATGACCACTCTCACACGGCAGGACCTTAACTTTGGGCAAG ttgtTGCAGATGTTCTTTCAGAATTCCTGGAAGTGGCTGTTCACCTCATATTGTATGTCAGAGAAGTTTACCCTATTGGGATctttcagaagaggaaaaaatacaatgtACCTGTCCAG aTGTCCTGCCACCCAGAGCTGAACCAGTACATCCAGGACACGCTGCACTGTGTGAAGCCTCTGCTGGAGAAG AACGATGTGGAGAAAGTTGTGGTTGTAATTCTGGATAAAGAGCACCACCCCGTGGAGAGATTTGTCTTTGAGATCACCCAGCCACCTCTTCTTTCCATTAG TTCTGAGTCCCTGCTGTCCCACGTGGAGCAGTTACTGCGTGCCTtcatcctgaaaatcagcgtgTGTGATGCTGTGCTGGACAACAACCCCCCAG GTTGCACCTTCACAGTTCTGGTTCACACACGGGAGGCCGCCACACGCAACATGGAAAAGATCCAGGTGATAAAG GATTTCCCTTGGATCCTCGCTGATGAGCAAGATGTGCACATGCACGACCCCCGGCTCATTCCCCTGAAAACCATGACATCTGACATCTTAAAG ATGCAGCTCTATGTAGAAGAGCGAGCTCACAAAGGCACCTGA